The Tursiops truncatus isolate mTurTru1 chromosome 6, mTurTru1.mat.Y, whole genome shotgun sequence genome includes a window with the following:
- the IFNE gene encoding interferon epsilon has product MINKPFFDIVLVLLASSSVCSRELKLVLFQQKRVNRESLKLLNKLQTSSIQQCLPHRKNFLLPQKSVNPHQYQKGQALTILHEMLQQIFNLFRAIISLNGWEESHMEKLLIELHQQLKYLEALMRWQAQQKRDTLGSENLRLQVKIYFQRIRDYLENQDYSTCAWTIVQVEINRCLFFVFQLTGKLSKQGMET; this is encoded by the coding sequence ATGATTAACAAGCCTTTCTTTGACATTGTGCTGGTGCTGTTGGCTTCTTCCTCTGTCTGCTCCCGAGAGCTGAAACTGGTTCTTTTCCAACAAAAGAGAGTGAACAGAGAGAGTTTAAAACTCTTGAATAAATTGCAGACCTCTTCAATTCAGCAGTGTCTACCACACAGGAAAAACTTCCTGCTTCCCCAGAAGTCTGTGAATCCTCACCAGTACCAGAAAGGACAAGCACTGACCATTCTTCATGAGATGCTTCAGCAGATCTTCAACCTCTTCAGGGCAATTATTTCTCTGAATGGTTGGGAGGAAAGCCACATGGAGAAGCTCCTCATTGAACTTCATCAACAGCTGAAATACCTAGAAGCGCTCATGAGATGGCAAGCACAGCAGAAAAGAGACACCTTGGGCAGTGAGAACCTTAGATTACaggttaaaatatatttccaaaggaTACGTGATTACCTGGAAAACCAGGACTATAGCACCTGTGCCTGGACCATTGTCCAAGTAGAAATCAACCGATGTCTGTTCTTTGTGTTCCAACTCACAGGAAAGCTGAGCAAACAAGGAATGGAAACTTGA